The region AAAGGAGCCTGGTCTCAAGCATGAGCGGTCAATCTGTATGAGGGTTTTACGCATAAATACCTATCATGCTGCACCTGCGAAGCAAGTGGCCAAGGTGGTTAATGGTATTAAAAGCTGGTTACACTTGGCCGGATCCAGCGCTAGGCGCACTTTCGCATGGTGACATGAACCGTTACGGCAAGGCCAAAGGCAAGATTGGGAGTTATCCGCTTGAGCGGCAACGCAGCAGCAAACGACGGTGTGCCAGGCCAGACCATTCACGATGTGCTGGTGGTCGGTTCAGGTGCGGCAGGATTGACGGCCGCCCTGGTCCTCGCCGAGACTTGCCGCGTGCTGGTGCTGGCGAAAGGTCCACTGGACGGCGGGTCAACGAACTGGGCGCAGGGCGGCATCGCAGCGGTTCTCGATGAAGGCGATACCTTCGAGGATCACATTCGCGACACGATGATCGCAGGGGCCGGTCTCAACCGTCGCGAGACGGTCGAGTTCGTCGTGGAGAATGCGCCTGCCGCTATCCGGCGCCTTGTGGAACTCGGTGTGCCTTTCAACGCGGCACAAGGCGCCTTGCACCTGACCCGCGAGGGAGGACATTCCCATCGCCGCATCGTCCATGTGGATGACGCCACTGGCGCCGCCGTGCAGAAGGCCTTGCTCGATGCCGCGCGGGCGCATGCAAACATCACGCTGCTGCCGGGGCGGACCTGCATCGACCTGATAACCGGGCGGCACGAAGCCGCCCGTTATTCAGGCTCCGGCAGGGTTTGGGGCGTCTATGCGCTTGATGAAGCCAGCGGCAAGGTCGAGGCGCACACGGCCAGCGCCACGATCCTGGCCACTGGCGGAGCGGGCCGCGTCTACCAGTTCAGCACGGCTCCACGCGGAGCCACCGGCGATGGCATCGCCATGGCGTGGCGCGCGGGGCACGCGTTTCCAACATGGAAATGATGCAGTTTCATCCCACTTGCCTCTACAACCTCGAGGTCAAGAACTTCCTCATAACCGAGGCGGTGCGTGGCGAGGGCGGGCGCCTGATCAACCCGCGTACCGGCAAGCGCTTCATGGAGTTCTATGACGCCGAACGGCTCGAGCTTGCGCCCCGCGATGTCGTGGCCCGCGCGATCGATGCCGAGATCAAGAAATTCGGCCTCGATTATGTCCACCTCGATATCAGCCACATGCCGGCCGATTTCGTGCGCGAACACTTTCCCAATATCTACGACAAGTTGATGGGCTTGGGCATCGACATGACCACCAGTCCCATCCCGGTCGTGCCGGCGCAGCACTACACTTGCGGCGGTATTCTCATCGACCTTACAGGACGGACGGATCTCCCCGGCCTCTACGCTGCGGGCGAGTGTACGGAAAGCGGCCTGCACGGCGCAAATCGCCTCGCGTCGAACTCGCTGCTCGAATGCTTTGTGTTCGGCGATGCCGCTGCGCGCGATATCCTGCGCCAGAGGGACAGCTTTGCCGCGCCGCCCGAAGTGCGCGCATGGGATGAAAGCCGGGTCACCGACTCTGACGAGGAAGTGGTGATCAAGCAGAACTGGACCGAGATCCGCCGGTTCATGTGGAACTATGTCGGCATCGTGCGGACCAACAAGCGGCTCGAACGCGCGGCCCATCGCATCCAGATGCTGAGTGGTGAGGTCAACGACTACTACGGCCACTTCCGCGTGACGACTGACCTGATCGAGTTGCGCAACCTGTTGCAAAGCGCGGAACTTATCGTCCGCTCGGCCCGGGCAAGGCATGAAAGCCGGGGCCTGCACTACACCCTGGATTATCCCCAAACAGACGCCGTTGCGCGCGATACCGTGCTGGTGCCCTAGGCGGCTTCGGCTTCGACGAATTCCGGGTAGAATACCGGTTCGCGCAGCGACCAGCCGTGCGCCGTTGCGGCGGCTTCGCTGATCGATTGCAGCAGAGCGCGACGGCGGTCCGGTCGAATGACCGGCAAGGCTGCCGCTCCGCAGAACGCCCCCGGCAGCCAGGGACGGGCAGCGGCGCCAAGCAGTCGCTCATAGAGGAAGCGATAGGCCGAGAAGCCGGTGATCCTGTCTTGCGCCAGGTCGAAGGCCGTCAACCGCACCAGCGGGCCCATGAAAGGCTCGAGCGCATCGATCCCGTCGACATGAGGGAGCATCTGGTGCAGCAGCGGCAACTCGCGATAGAGATCCGCCTGCTCCTGGATCGAAGCGGCCTCGTTGGCGGTGCGACCCCAGCGGCGAACGGTTTCCTGACGACCGCGCGCGACGTCGAGGCTGCGGCGGATATAGCGCTGTTCAGCAGCGGTGAAGCTGGCAAACTCTCTCATCTCGGCAATGGTTATGCCACTTGCGCCCAAGTTCGCCATGAAGACCTGCCCTCCAGCCACGGAGTCGCACTCGACCCGTCCGAGTCTTATTGCACATCATGGTTAATGCGCAGTGATCTTCAGGCAGGGGCGGGCCCTCACATCAATTGAGAAAGCCCGCGACGCCTCAGGAAAAGGCCTTGTACGCGCCGTAGAGGCTGGTGAGGGTGAGGACGGTGCCAACCATGATCAGCATCGTCTTGGCCGGAATGTGCTTGGCCGCCCAGGCGCCGAACGGTGCCGCTGCAAGACCTCCGATGAGGAACCCGAGCGTCGCGCCAGCAACATCGGCCACGCCGAGGTGCCAGATGAACGTGGCAGACACTGTCAGCGTCAGGAAGAATTCGACGGTATTGACCGTACCGACCACTTTGCGCGGATCGGCGCCCTGGATCAGCAGGTTGGACGTTACGACGGGACCCCATCCGCCACCGCCTGCAGCATCGAGGAAGCCGCCTACCAGGCCAAGCGGTGCAACCCATCCGGCTTCCTTGATCTTGGGCGGATAGAGAATGCCCCGCACCAGCAGGTAGATGCCGATCGCCGAAAGGTAGAGGAGCACCCACGGCTTCACCAGCGATGCATCGATCGATGACAGGACATAGGCCCCGAGTATGCCACCGGCCATCCCGGGCAGAAGCAGGCGAAAGAACAGCTTCTTGTCCACGTTTCCGTGCAGGAGGTGGCTGATGCCCGAGGTGGCAGTGGTGAAGCATTCGACAATGTGCACGCGCTGAGAAGCCAGGGCGGGGGAATGCCAAGCACGCCGACCATCAGCGTGTTCGAAATCACGCCGAACGCCATGCCTAGCGCGCCGTCGACCATTTGCGCGGCGAAGCCAACGGCAATGAATGGCAGCAACGCGGCAAAGTCGATGCCTGCGATAAAGTCCATGCGATTCGGTCCCCCTGTCCTGCCGTTGTCGGCCGGGAGGATCCGCTAGCCCGGATCAATCTCTACCAAAATAGAAGAATTTATACTCTACCTTAAAGGGAGAGTTTTTTGCGACGAAGCGTTAGCTGCGTTTCCGGTAGCGGAAATACCACACCTCATGGCCGTAAACCGTCCGCGCCTTGTGCTCATAACGGGTTTCTGGCCAGCCGCCGGGGCGGACCTGAAAGTCCTTTGCTTCGCGCGCCAGCCATTCGAACTGATGCTTGTGACGGCGCATCACCATCAGGGCATGGCGCAGGTAGACCGCATGGTCCGTGCCGAAGCGGAATTCGCCGCCGGGTTTGAGCTTTGTTGCAAACATGTCGACCGGGCCGTCATTCATCATCCGGCGCTTGGCGTGGCGCGCCTTCGGCCAGGGATCGGGGTGCAGCAGGTAAAGGAACGAGAGTGACCCGTCCGGAATGCGGCGAAGCACTTCCAGGGCATCGCCATGATGAATGCGCACATTCGGAATGGGCGGATGCGCGCCGTTGTCGCCAGACACGTGGGTGAGGGCCTGTGCCACGCCGTTCAAGAAGGGCTCTGCCCCGATGAAACCGTGGTCGGGCAGCATGTCGGCGCGGAACGCCATGTGCTCGCCCCCGCCAAAGCCGATTTCGAAGTGCAAGGGGCGCGGTTCGCCGAACAAAGCTTCGGCAGTGATCGGCCCTTCGGCAGGCATCGCGATCTGCGGCAGCAGTTCGTCGACCAGCGCCTGCTGGCCCTGCCGCAAGGGCTTGCCCTTGGCGCGGCCATAGAGGCGGTTGATCGTCGTC is a window of Novosphingobium sp. THN1 DNA encoding:
- a CDS encoding tRNA (guanosine(46)-N(7))-methyltransferase TrmB, encoding MTAYKPGDPTTINRLYGRAKGKPLRQGQQALVDELLPQIAMPAEGPITAEALFGEPRPLHFEIGFGGGEHMAFRADMLPDHGFIGAEPFLNGVAQALTHVSGDNGAHPPIPNVRIHHGDALEVLRRIPDGSLSFLYLLHPDPWPKARHAKRRMMNDGPVDMFATKLKPGGEFRFGTDHAVYLRHALMVMRRHKHQFEWLAREAKDFQVRPGGWPETRYEHKARTVYGHEVWYFRYRKRS